From the Aquitalea magnusonii genome, one window contains:
- a CDS encoding DEAD/DEAH box helicase, whose amino-acid sequence MTSHSSNSFFLLDERIQRFLWQEQWEALREAQEAAIPLIVGADQDVIVAAATAAGKTEAAFLPALTHLLQQETPSLIVYISPLKALINDQFGRLERLCEQLGIPVWPWHGDIATSIKAKFTSQRQGVLLITPESLEAQLCNRGSAVPALFARTTYFVIDELHAFIGSERGKQLQSLLHRIEIAIKRTVPRVGLSATLGDMSLAAEFLRPGRGNSVAMVVSKSEGGELRILLKGYEEPLVIPARPALVDDTEVKEAADEYEGPPEPQMPATIAAHLFQHLRGSNNLIFPNSRREVERYTYLLNQLCDAQRVPNEFWPHHGSLSKELRLETEAALKQKEMPASAICTNTLELGIDIGAVKSVAQIGPPPSVASLRQRLGRSGRRKGEPAILRGYSIENELGGKSSLATDLRLNTVQAIAMISLLIEGWFEPPAVHGMHLSTLIQQVLSVVAQYGGATIGQLYGCLCALGCPFNGISKDEFVTLIRHLGQEDLLVQDSSGLLLHGQLGEKFVNHYSFFAAFSTEEEFRIVCGNRTLGTLPISQMLTENQRILFGGRTWLVKEVHEEEKVVVVEKTRRGVAPAFAGGAGRTHSKVRQRMRELLEGGDTPAYLDSTAARFLSEARHSYERLGLHGTSFLDLGSSVVILPWLGDDANEFIACLLRYHGFEAMLADPFVEVQKGRRGIVEMIQALKQGISPERLTDLFSEKDNLQREKWDWALPDTLLRKGYASQYLDIDSVTLWTSALSLK is encoded by the coding sequence ATGACGTCTCACTCCTCCAACTCTTTCTTCCTGCTGGATGAGCGTATCCAGCGCTTTCTCTGGCAAGAGCAGTGGGAGGCGCTACGTGAAGCCCAGGAAGCTGCTATTCCGCTCATCGTAGGGGCTGACCAAGATGTCATCGTGGCAGCTGCTACCGCGGCAGGTAAGACTGAAGCGGCATTCTTGCCTGCACTCACACATCTCCTGCAGCAAGAGACCCCTTCTCTTATCGTATATATCAGCCCATTGAAGGCACTTATTAACGACCAATTCGGTCGACTAGAGCGCCTCTGTGAGCAACTAGGGATTCCGGTCTGGCCCTGGCATGGAGATATTGCTACCTCAATTAAAGCCAAGTTCACTTCTCAGCGACAAGGTGTACTGCTCATTACACCGGAGTCACTAGAGGCACAGCTATGTAATCGAGGCTCTGCCGTTCCTGCTCTGTTTGCACGCACTACCTACTTCGTGATTGATGAGCTTCATGCTTTCATCGGCTCGGAGCGGGGCAAGCAATTGCAGTCACTGTTGCACCGAATTGAAATCGCTATCAAACGAACCGTTCCGCGAGTTGGGCTGTCTGCGACACTGGGAGATATGAGTTTAGCTGCGGAGTTTCTTCGCCCAGGTAGGGGGAACAGCGTGGCGATGGTTGTATCAAAATCAGAGGGTGGCGAGCTACGTATTCTTCTGAAAGGCTATGAGGAGCCCCTTGTTATTCCGGCTAGACCTGCATTAGTCGATGATACCGAGGTCAAGGAGGCGGCTGATGAATATGAAGGTCCACCAGAGCCCCAGATGCCTGCGACCATAGCTGCACATCTATTTCAGCACCTAAGAGGTTCCAACAATCTTATATTCCCGAACTCACGCAGAGAGGTTGAACGTTACACCTACTTGCTCAACCAACTATGTGATGCACAACGAGTGCCAAACGAGTTCTGGCCGCACCACGGAAGTTTGTCTAAAGAGCTACGTTTGGAGACTGAAGCTGCCCTGAAACAGAAGGAAATGCCTGCTTCAGCCATTTGTACGAACACGCTTGAGCTCGGTATCGATATTGGAGCCGTCAAGAGTGTGGCACAAATTGGACCTCCTCCTTCTGTTGCCAGTTTGCGCCAACGTTTGGGTCGCTCCGGTCGTAGGAAGGGAGAGCCCGCAATCCTACGTGGCTACTCTATCGAAAATGAACTAGGAGGCAAGTCATCTCTGGCCACAGACCTGCGCTTAAATACCGTTCAGGCCATTGCGATGATTTCGCTACTCATCGAGGGCTGGTTTGAACCACCAGCCGTGCATGGTATGCACTTGTCCACGCTCATTCAGCAGGTGCTCTCCGTGGTAGCACAATATGGCGGTGCCACCATTGGTCAGCTCTATGGGTGCCTCTGTGCCCTTGGCTGCCCTTTCAACGGAATCAGTAAGGATGAGTTTGTCACGCTGATTCGCCATCTGGGGCAGGAAGACCTATTGGTTCAAGACTCATCTGGATTGCTCCTGCACGGCCAGCTTGGTGAGAAGTTTGTTAATCACTACAGTTTTTTTGCCGCTTTTTCCACTGAGGAAGAATTCCGTATTGTTTGTGGTAACCGAACCCTTGGCACACTGCCAATATCCCAGATGTTGACCGAAAATCAGCGCATTCTGTTTGGCGGGAGAACGTGGTTAGTAAAAGAAGTCCACGAGGAAGAGAAAGTCGTTGTCGTCGAGAAAACCCGTCGAGGAGTTGCCCCTGCATTCGCGGGTGGGGCTGGCCGTACACATTCCAAGGTTAGGCAGCGGATGCGTGAGCTGCTGGAGGGGGGCGATACACCGGCTTATCTTGATTCGACTGCTGCTCGTTTCTTGTCGGAAGCTCGTCACAGTTACGAGAGGCTCGGTCTACACGGTACATCATTTCTAGACTTGGGGAGCAGCGTAGTCATTTTGCCTTGGCTGGGTGACGATGCGAATGAGTTTATCGCTTGCCTACTGAGATATCACGGATTCGAAGCCATGCTGGCAGACCCCTTTGTTGAAGTACAGAAGGGACGTCGAGGAATAGTAGAAATGATACAGGCGTTGAAGCAAGGTATTTCGCCGGAACGCCTGACCGACCTTTTTTCGGAAAAAGATAACCTTCAAAGAGAGAAATGGGATTGGGCACTTCCAGATACGTTACTCCGCAAAGGGTATGCAAGCCAATATTTGGACATAGATTCAGTGACATTATGGACATCTGCATTATCGTTAAAGTAA